The nucleotide sequence CTCCCCGCCGATACAGGAGTGCGGCCCGTAGGAGAACGCCAGGTGCGGCTTTTCCTGGCGCCCGATGTCGAAGATTTCCGGCTCGTCGAAATGGCGCGGATCGAACGACGTTGCCGGCAGGCCGACCAGCACCTTGCTCTCGGCGGGAATATGCACGCCCGCGATGGTCACGTCGGTTTTCGGATAGCGCATGATGCCGTCCCAGCCCGCGCCCGGCGGGTACATGCGCAGGATTTCCTCCACCGCCTTGTCCACCAGGGATGGATCGCCGACCAGGCGTTCGCGCTGTTGCGGATGGCGGAACATGGCCAGCAGGCCGCATTCGATCTGCGCGACGGTGCTCTCGTGCCCCGCCACCAGCATGCCTGCCGCCAGGCCGATGGCTTCTTCCTCGGTCGCCTTGCCCTGGTCGACCGCCGCGAGCAGATCCGTCAGCAGGTTGTCGCCCGGATCCTGGCGCTTGTCCCGCATCTTGTCGCGAATGTAGGCGCGCAGTTCTTCCCAGGCCGAGCGCGACGCCCTGCGCGGGCCGCTTTCATGCTGGTGCGTCATCACCTCGTCGGACAGCCGAGCGAAAAAGGCGTGATCCTCGTAGAGCAGGCCCATCAGGGCGCTGATGACCATGGCCGGAAGCGGAAACGAGAGGTGGCGCCGCAAGTCGGCGGGCTGGCGCTGGGCCGCCAGGTTCTCGAACAACTGCGCAGCGATCGCCTCGACATGCGGCGCCAGCAGCTTCACCCTGCGGCTGCTGAAGGCCGGCGCCACGAGCGTGCGTAACCGGACATGTTCGCCCCCCTCGTGCGAGACGAGCCACCCCGGCGAACCGAGAATCACCGAATCCGGGGTGAAAGCCGTCGGCGGCATTCCCGCCGGCCGGAACGCCGCGTCGGACAGCGCCGCCTTGGCCTCGTCGTAGCCTGTCACCCACCAGCCTTCGTGCCCGGACGGGAAACGCACGCGGTGTATCGGACCGTTGGCGCGTAGTGCCAACATCTCGGGCGAGGGCTCAATGTGATCGACGCGCCACATCGGCAGCATCGGGAGGGGTTGTTCGGACACGGTGGCACTTCACTCTCTAAGCGATGGAAGGGCGGAAGGTGCCCGCAGGCGCTGCGGTCACCGACTTTACGTGCGCTTGCGTTCACTTCTGTTGGTCGATGATGCGGCGAGGAAGGCGACCGAATCCTAGGGCGTCAAGTTGGCTTTAGCCAGCTACCGAATCTTGTAGTAGCCCCCTAAGCTAAGCGCCTGGTGCCGCAAAAATATGCGGAAACTCTGTCGCCACGCGCTACCATACGGAAACCTATTTCAGACCGGTATCCGCTCAGTTGGTTGACCTCATGCGCGTCTCAGAACACGGACCTGCAGCGCGATGCGCTGCTCGGCTCGCCATCGTGACCTCGCTCAAGGACAATCGGGTGGCGTTCCGCTCGCTGACCGAGAACCTGCACACGGCGACGCCCTCGGGCGAATTCCTATTCCGGGTGCGGCGCGCAAGCGCAGAGGGCGCTTTAATCTAGGAGCGTGTTGCAAGCCACTTGCGCACGTTCGCGTTGGCACCCGTGCCAAACTCGCGAAGCGCGTTCTCGTCGATGAAATACGCGGTCGCGGAATCCGGCGCGGCGCAACCTCGCCCGCCTCGGCTTCGTCATCGAACCCAAGGCCGGCTAGCTCTGCCAGCGCCCGCTTCAGACTCCGCGGGAGATAGGGGCCCCCTCGCTTGGGGACACGATGGCGTATTCGATCGCGGCCTCAACCTGATCGCGCGTCAGCGATGGAAAATCGTCGACAATCTCCTC is from Bradyrhizobium sp. ISRA430 and encodes:
- a CDS encoding cytochrome P450; the protein is MSEQPLPMLPMWRVDHIEPSPEMLALRANGPIHRVRFPSGHEGWWVTGYDEAKAALSDAAFRPAGMPPTAFTPDSVILGSPGWLVSHEGGEHVRLRTLVAPAFSSRRVKLLAPHVEAIAAQLFENLAAQRQPADLRRHLSFPLPAMVISALMGLLYEDHAFFARLSDEVMTHQHESGPRRASRSAWEELRAYIRDKMRDKRQDPGDNLLTDLLAAVDQGKATEEEAIGLAAGMLVAGHESTVAQIECGLLAMFRHPQQRERLVGDPSLVDKAVEEILRMYPPGAGWDGIMRYPKTDVTIAGVHIPAESKVLVGLPATSFDPRHFDEPEIFDIGRQEKPHLAFSYGPHSCIGGELARLELKAVFGSIFQRFPALRLAVAPEQLKLRKEIITGGFEEFPVFW